In the genome of Neovison vison isolate M4711 chromosome 3, ASM_NN_V1, whole genome shotgun sequence, one region contains:
- the EN1 gene encoding homeobox protein engrailed-1 — MEEQQPEPKSQRDSGLGAAAVAAAPGSLSLSPGASGSSGSDGDSVPVSPQPAPPSSPAAPCLPPLAHHPHLPPHPPPPPPPPPQHLAAPAHQPQPAAQLHRTTNFFIDNILRPDFGCKKEQPPPQLLVAAAAGGGAGGGRVERDRGQTGAGRDPVHQLGTRAPGAASLLCAPDVNCGPPDGSPPAAGGGAGASKAGNPAAAAAAAAVAAAAAAAAAAAKPSDSGGGSGGGVGSPSAQGAKYPEHGNPAILLMGSANGGPVVKTDSQQPLVWPAWVYCTRYSDRPSSGPRTRKLKKKKNEKEDKRPRTAFTAEQLQRLKAEFQANRYITEQRRQTLAQELSLNESQIKIWFQNKRAKIKKATGIKNGLALHLMAQGLYNHSTTTVQDKDESE; from the exons ATGGAAGAACAGCAGCCGGAACCTAAAAGTCAGCGCGACTCGGGCCTCGGCGCGGCGGCGGTGGCAGCGGCCCCGGGCAgcctgagcctgagccccggcgCGAGCGGCAGCAGCGGCAGCGATGGAGACAGCGTGCCGGTGTCCCCGCAGCCCGCGCCCCCCTCGTCGCCCGCGGCGCCCTGCCTGCCGCCCCTGGCCCACCACCCGCacctccccccgcaccccccgcccccgccgccgccgccgccgcagcatCTCGCGGCGCCTGCTCACCAGCCGCAGCCCGCGGCCCAGCTGCACCGCACCACCAACTTTTTCATCGACAACATCCTGAGGCCGGACTTCGGCTGCAAAAAGGAGCAGCCGCCGCCGCAGCTcctggtggcggcggcggccggaGGAGGCGCAGGAGGAGGCCGGGTCGAGCGTGACAGAGGCCAGACGGGCGCAGGTAGAGACCCTGTCCACCAGCTGGGCACGCGGGCGCCGGGCGCCGCCTCGCTCCTATGCGCTCCGGACGTAAACTGTGGCCCACCCGACGGCTCTCCGCCAGCAGCCGGCGGCGGTGCGGGTGCGTCTAAAGCCGGGAAcccggcggcggcagcggcggctgcGGCTGTGGccgcggctgcggcggcggcggcggcggcggccaagCCTTCGGACAGCGGCGGCGGCAGTGGAGGCGGCGTGGGGAGCCCCAGTGCGCAGGGTGCCAAGTACCCGGAGCACGGCAACCCCGCCATCCTGCTTATGGGCTCAGCCAACGGCGGGCCCGTAGTCAAAACTGACTCGCAGCAGCCTCTCGTTTGGCCCGCTTGGGTGTACTGCACGCGCTATTCGGATCGCCCGTCCTCTG GTCCGCGCACCAGGaagctgaagaagaagaagaacgagAAGGAGGACAAGAGACCGCGGACGGCGTTCACGGCCGAGCAGCTGCAGAGACTCAAGGCGGAGTTCCAGGCGAACCGCTACATCACCGAGCAGCGGCGGCAGACCCTGGCCCAGGAGCTCAGCCTCAACGAGTCCCAGATCAAGATCTGGTTCCAGAACAAGCGCGCCAAGATCAAGAAAGCTACAGGCATCAAGAACGGCCTGGCGCTGCACCTCATGGCGCAGGGACTGTACAACCACTCGACCACCACGGTCCAGGACAAAGACGAGAGCGAGTAG